A window of Chloracidobacterium sp. N contains these coding sequences:
- a CDS encoding O-antigen ligase family protein, whose translation MLLYAVLAPHSIAGAQGSALVLALLWGLERWLAAGDTTLPASASRWREAAQRWWPLAFFFVLCAVSALMSYEPRWSLDGLRSVAFMATCGIVAFWVQSRAQAWCLAWTLLLSAQVGLLYTGYQLLVGSGVRLVELSPDSPLHPYFQPGDVVLRVDGEVVRTPEDITRLVLQKPLPSSQPVSVTGRRIELPLTAPLDRAALQSRLALLGPAGLGIRASAPARDFRASGFFSHYVTYAEVLQILISMALGMAWRTVGRRRWWLWGLALLLLLALGLTLSRGPTGGLIVSVGVMLYLLWREGAVGTPRVVMGLAIAGILLSSALAYAYAMRHMSVVDVREGSLFWRLVVWQEGIGLVAKHPWFGIGRHSDRLHAAEWGLYAHGDLPPGHFHNTYLQVAVWYGLPALAAYLWLLLTYVGQLLRRLRDGIALGALGALTGFAASGIAHFNLGDGEVSMVLWFVVGIALGMPVTAEMPADHPPSGHRGVSSREHFS comes from the coding sequence TTGCTGTTGTATGCCGTGCTGGCACCCCACTCGATTGCCGGCGCGCAGGGGAGTGCCCTGGTGCTGGCCCTGCTGTGGGGGCTGGAACGGTGGTTGGCGGCTGGTGACACCACGCTTCCGGCATCGGCGTCCCGGTGGCGGGAGGCGGCGCAGCGATGGTGGCCGCTGGCATTTTTTTTTGTCCTGTGTGCCGTGTCGGCGCTGATGTCCTACGAGCCACGGTGGAGCCTGGATGGGCTGCGTAGCGTGGCCTTTATGGCGACCTGTGGCATTGTGGCGTTCTGGGTGCAATCCCGCGCCCAGGCGTGGTGTCTGGCCTGGACGCTGCTGCTTTCAGCCCAGGTCGGGTTGCTCTACACCGGGTATCAACTGCTGGTGGGAAGTGGTGTGCGTCTGGTCGAACTCAGCCCTGACTCACCTCTGCATCCGTACTTTCAGCCTGGCGATGTCGTGTTGCGCGTGGATGGTGAAGTCGTCCGTACCCCGGAGGACATCACCCGCCTCGTTCTGCAGAAACCATTGCCTTCCAGCCAGCCCGTGAGCGTGACCGGACGGCGCATCGAGCTGCCGCTCACGGCCCCGCTCGACCGGGCGGCACTCCAGTCCCGTCTGGCGTTGCTGGGCCCGGCCGGGTTGGGCATCCGCGCCAGTGCGCCGGCGCGGGACTTTCGCGCCAGCGGGTTTTTTTCGCACTACGTCACCTATGCCGAGGTGCTGCAAATTCTCATTTCCATGGCGCTCGGCATGGCCTGGCGTACCGTCGGACGCCGGCGCTGGTGGCTCTGGGGGCTGGCGCTGCTGCTTTTGCTGGCGCTGGGGCTGACGCTGTCCCGCGGCCCGACGGGCGGGCTCATCGTCAGCGTCGGCGTGATGCTGTACCTGCTGTGGCGGGAGGGCGCAGTCGGTACACCACGGGTGGTGATGGGGCTGGCAATTGCCGGCATCCTGCTGTCCAGTGCGCTGGCCTATGCCTACGCCATGCGCCACATGTCCGTAGTGGATGTCCGTGAAGGCAGTCTGTTCTGGCGGCTGGTGGTCTGGCAGGAAGGCATCGGGCTGGTGGCGAAACATCCCTGGTTTGGCATCGGGCGCCACAGCGACCGGCTGCACGCGGCAGAATGGGGACTGTACGCCCATGGCGATTTGCCGCCCGGCCACTTTCACAACACCTATCTGCAGGTGGCGGTGTGGTACGGGCTGCCGGCTCTGGCGGCCTACCTCTGGTTGCTGCTGACTTATGTCGGACAACTGCTGCGGCGGCTGCGCGACGGCATTGCCCTGGGCGCGCTGGGCGCACTCACCGGCTTTGCCGCGAGCGGCATCGCCCATTTCAACCTGGGAGACGGTGAAGTGTCCATGGTGCTGTGGTTTGTGGTGGGGATAGCGTTGGGGATGCCGGTCACGGCGGAGATGCCAGCCGATCATCCGCCGTCCGGGCACAGGGGAGTTTCATCCAGGGAGCATTTTTCGTAG
- a CDS encoding peptidyl-prolyl cis-trans isomerase, whose amino-acid sequence MKVYSWWLMTGCSLWVGVALLPLPGMVAGWRTAAQEAVVIDETLVSVNKELITRSMLRRAENALRRDLQEQFPNDSARQEEIFARLQPRLLVSLIDERLIAQRAEEMGVLPEIEAQVNATILELCKQNNLENLDACRAAMERQGLTMEDIRTSYRGQFLRQAVYGQDVYSVLIEQVTNREAEEYYRAHPADFTEPGEIEISEIYIGFTPETQPAAEARARQAQAELKAGQPFAEVARKFSDEKRASRANGGKLPPYKDDQLAEAFRAELDKLKPGEVTPILKLEKAYQILRLDARRPPSVKPFAEVRDLVKRLIAQQRADAKIREYLRGLRAKALIRLAEPYRNVLIEAEKAEEAEADEGGKKNG is encoded by the coding sequence GTGAAAGTTTATTCGTGGTGGTTGATGACCGGCTGTAGTCTGTGGGTTGGCGTGGCGTTGCTTCCTCTGCCGGGAATGGTTGCCGGCTGGCGGACTGCGGCCCAGGAAGCGGTGGTGATTGATGAAACCCTGGTCAGCGTCAACAAGGAACTCATTACCCGCTCGATGCTGCGCCGGGCCGAGAATGCCCTGCGGCGCGATCTTCAGGAACAGTTCCCCAACGACTCAGCCAGGCAGGAAGAAATCTTTGCCCGTTTGCAGCCACGGCTGCTCGTCAGCCTGATTGATGAGCGCCTGATTGCGCAGCGCGCCGAGGAAATGGGCGTGTTGCCCGAAATCGAGGCCCAGGTCAACGCGACGATCCTTGAACTGTGCAAACAGAACAACCTCGAAAACCTGGATGCCTGCCGCGCGGCCATGGAACGGCAGGGCCTGACGATGGAGGACATTCGGACGAGCTATCGCGGACAGTTCCTGCGCCAGGCCGTCTATGGGCAGGATGTCTATAGCGTCCTCATCGAGCAGGTGACGAACCGCGAAGCCGAGGAATACTACCGCGCCCATCCGGCTGATTTCACCGAGCCGGGAGAAATCGAGATCAGTGAAATCTACATCGGCTTCACGCCGGAGACCCAACCCGCCGCTGAGGCGCGGGCGCGGCAGGCCCAGGCTGAACTCAAAGCCGGCCAGCCCTTTGCTGAAGTCGCACGAAAGTTTTCCGACGAAAAACGGGCATCACGCGCCAATGGCGGCAAGCTGCCGCCCTACAAGGATGACCAGTTGGCCGAGGCCTTCCGGGCCGAACTCGACAAACTCAAGCCCGGTGAGGTGACGCCCATTCTGAAGCTGGAAAAGGCCTACCAGATTCTCCGGCTCGATGCCCGCCGTCCGCCTTCGGTCAAGCCCTTTGCCGAAGTGCGCGATCTGGTCAAACGTCTGATTGCGCAGCAGCGCGCCGACGCCAAAATCAGGGAATATCTGCGCGGCTTGCGGGCCAAGGCACTCATTCGCCTGGCCGAGCCGTACCGGAACGTTCTCATCGAAGCCGAAAAGGCCGAAGAAGCCGAGGCGGACGAGGGCGGGAAGAAAAACGGCTAG
- a CDS encoding R3H domain-containing nucleic acid-binding protein yields the protein MSDALLSELTPVRDDDSLTPLLHDFLTRVIRHSAWRMTFTISEQTGVWQVNFVGEDAGLLLARGGEVLHALEHLLERVVNHHAPGRWAVRLDANGYRANRERELVLMARTAAEQVKKYRQPFTFSALNAAERRIIHLTLATEPGVRTESIGHGDDRKVVVHPV from the coding sequence ATGTCCGATGCACTTTTGTCTGAACTGACCCCCGTTCGGGATGACGACAGTCTGACCCCGCTCCTGCACGATTTCCTCACCAGGGTCATCCGCCACAGCGCATGGCGGATGACGTTCACGATCAGCGAGCAGACCGGTGTCTGGCAGGTGAACTTTGTCGGTGAAGATGCCGGTCTGTTGCTGGCCCGTGGGGGGGAAGTCCTTCATGCGCTGGAGCACCTGCTGGAGCGCGTCGTGAATCATCACGCGCCGGGGCGGTGGGCGGTACGTCTCGATGCCAATGGCTACCGCGCCAACCGTGAACGGGAACTGGTGCTGATGGCGCGGACAGCGGCCGAGCAGGTCAAAAAGTATCGTCAGCCATTCACCTTCAGCGCCCTGAATGCCGCCGAGCGCCGGATCATTCACCTGACGCTGGCCACGGAGCCGGGCGTGCGAACGGAAAGCATCGGTCATGGAGACGACCGCAAAGTGGTTGTCCATCCGGTATAA
- a CDS encoding DUF58 domain-containing protein, with amino-acid sequence MEKTPALVSYSTLNIVFTARFLMAFAGGLVLFSLGWSHPSFLWVGGAFDVALLGLALLDAARTPLRGSFTLRRRCAERFAIGSGNGVTIEVQNHRPAPLTLWVKDEPPPQMQTPKREGQFTVPPRGTATLHYELLAPARGRFEFGNIAVRLHSPWGLVWRQTSVPAVESVKVYPDFRAAQRQVIEAYRMGRQGERRQRLRGQGREFESLREFVIGDELRHVAWAASARRGKLVTRQYQIERSQSILLMLDCGRLMTARLGDLTKLDYAVNAALALAYVAVAGGDQVGLLTFTRRVDDFLPPRPGASQLGVILEHLHDVQPQMIEPSYARAFAHLGRHCRKRSLVVLLTDVVDADASADLLAHTAALIPRHLPLIVTIGDRDLRAFVKPPPTSLDEVYAQSVAEELLTQREQALNRIVELGGLALDVPTGQLSVALVNRYLEVKTRGRL; translated from the coding sequence GTGGAAAAAACACCTGCTCTGGTGTCGTACAGCACCCTGAACATTGTCTTCACCGCCCGGTTTCTCATGGCCTTTGCCGGGGGGTTGGTTCTCTTCTCACTGGGGTGGAGCCATCCGTCTTTCCTGTGGGTCGGGGGCGCGTTCGATGTGGCCCTGCTCGGCCTGGCCCTGCTCGACGCGGCCCGGACGCCTCTTCGGGGAAGCTTCACCCTTCGCCGCCGGTGTGCGGAACGCTTTGCCATTGGCAGTGGCAATGGCGTCACCATTGAAGTCCAGAACCACCGCCCGGCTCCGCTGACGCTGTGGGTCAAGGATGAACCGCCCCCCCAGATGCAGACGCCGAAACGGGAGGGACAGTTTACGGTTCCCCCACGGGGAACGGCGACGCTGCACTATGAGCTGCTGGCGCCGGCGCGCGGGCGCTTTGAGTTTGGCAACATCGCGGTGCGGCTGCACAGTCCGTGGGGCCTCGTCTGGCGGCAGACATCCGTTCCGGCTGTGGAATCGGTCAAAGTGTACCCCGACTTTCGCGCCGCACAGCGGCAGGTCATCGAAGCCTATCGCATGGGCCGCCAGGGCGAGCGTCGGCAGCGACTGCGTGGGCAGGGTCGTGAGTTCGAGTCGTTGCGGGAGTTTGTCATCGGCGACGAACTGCGCCATGTGGCGTGGGCCGCTTCGGCCCGGCGGGGCAAGCTGGTCACGCGGCAGTACCAGATCGAGCGCAGCCAGAGCATCCTGCTGATGCTGGACTGCGGCCGCCTGATGACCGCCCGCCTTGGCGACCTGACCAAACTCGATTATGCCGTCAATGCGGCGCTGGCGCTGGCTTACGTCGCCGTGGCCGGCGGCGACCAGGTCGGGCTGCTGACCTTCACCCGCCGGGTGGATGACTTCCTGCCGCCGCGGCCCGGCGCCAGTCAACTGGGGGTTATCTTGGAGCACCTGCACGACGTACAGCCGCAGATGATTGAACCGTCCTATGCGCGGGCCTTTGCCCATCTGGGACGCCACTGCCGGAAGCGGTCGCTGGTTGTCCTGCTGACCGATGTCGTGGATGCGGATGCCTCGGCCGACCTGCTGGCGCATACGGCGGCGCTCATTCCACGTCACCTGCCGCTCATTGTCACCATCGGCGACCGTGACCTGCGCGCCTTCGTCAAACCGCCGCCGACATCACTCGATGAGGTCTATGCCCAGTCGGTGGCCGAAGAACTCCTCACCCAACGCGAACAGGCCCTGAACCGCATTGTCGAACTCGGCGGACTGGCGCTGGACGTGCCGACCGGACAGCTCTCGGTTGCCCTGGTCAACCGCTACCTCGAGGTCAAAACGCGCGGACGGCTCTGA
- a CDS encoding ABC transporter ATP-binding protein, with amino-acid sequence MVYKVGRVAVRALDEVSFTVRPGEFVSIIGQSGSGKSTLLHILGGLLKPTGGAVILDGQDLAAVSDQERTAIRRQKIGIVFQRFNLFPTLSAEGNLRLAEQIRGVNGQDPAHRRELLRLLNLEQRLHHKPLELSGGEQQRVAVARALINRPKLLLADEPTGNLDSENSRIVLDMLRQLNQELHQTVIMITHNPEAAAIGTRIISMRDGKIIADQPNNPR; translated from the coding sequence ATGGTCTATAAGGTGGGACGGGTTGCCGTGCGGGCGCTGGACGAGGTGAGTTTCACTGTCCGGCCCGGCGAGTTTGTGTCCATCATCGGGCAATCGGGGTCAGGGAAGTCCACCCTGCTGCATATTCTGGGCGGTTTGCTCAAGCCGACGGGTGGTGCGGTCATCCTGGACGGGCAGGACCTGGCGGCCGTCAGCGATCAGGAACGAACGGCCATCCGCCGGCAGAAGATTGGCATCGTGTTCCAGCGTTTCAACCTGTTTCCAACCCTTTCCGCCGAAGGCAACCTGCGTCTGGCCGAGCAGATTCGCGGGGTCAACGGGCAGGACCCGGCCCATCGCCGCGAGTTGCTCCGGTTGCTCAACCTCGAACAGCGCCTGCACCACAAACCGCTGGAGCTGTCCGGGGGCGAACAGCAGCGGGTGGCCGTGGCGCGGGCCCTCATCAATCGTCCCAAGTTGCTGTTGGCGGATGAGCCGACCGGCAACCTCGACAGCGAAAACTCCCGCATCGTGCTCGACATGCTGCGGCAGCTCAACCAGGAACTGCACCAGACGGTCATCATGATTACCCACAACCCGGAAGCGGCGGCCATCGGCACGCGCATCATTTCGATGCGGGATGGGAAAATCATCGCCGACCAGCCCAATAACCCCCGATGA
- a CDS encoding outer membrane lipoprotein carrier protein LolA: MRERRRRWIMGGLLSLMGLLCTGLPGSARPGGVDLQTVIRNLQAASQRLSGLRATVVHQRVNSQLGVREPQQVGTLRFSTGGNVRRLRIDYTEPQSKTVVVNGNEAILIEPALNQAFVSTTNEIAKKTASTSLLTVLTDARQLSENFDVALEGEETLDGQPTTKLLLRPKSKSQYTRLEVWVSHQNWLPVKQVLHTRSDYTTILLSNIRLQSIPESSFKVDYSKYKVIRG, translated from the coding sequence ATGAGAGAACGACGGCGACGATGGATTATGGGCGGGCTGCTGTCCCTGATGGGACTTCTGTGCACGGGGCTTCCGGGCAGCGCGCGACCCGGTGGTGTGGACCTTCAGACGGTCATTCGGAATCTGCAGGCGGCGAGTCAGCGGCTCAGTGGCCTGCGCGCCACGGTGGTGCACCAGCGGGTCAACTCACAACTTGGCGTCCGCGAGCCACAGCAGGTGGGCACGCTGCGTTTCAGCACGGGGGGCAATGTCCGGCGGCTGCGGATTGATTACACCGAGCCGCAGTCGAAGACCGTCGTCGTCAACGGCAATGAGGCCATTCTGATTGAACCGGCGCTCAATCAGGCTTTCGTCAGCACGACCAACGAGATTGCCAAGAAAACGGCCTCGACCAGTCTGCTGACCGTCCTGACGGATGCACGGCAGCTTTCCGAAAACTTTGACGTGGCGCTCGAAGGTGAGGAAACCCTCGACGGGCAGCCCACGACGAAACTGCTGCTGCGTCCAAAGAGCAAAAGCCAGTACACGCGCCTCGAAGTCTGGGTGTCGCACCAGAACTGGCTGCCCGTCAAACAGGTGCTGCATACCCGGAGTGACTACACCACGATCCTGCTGAGCAACATCCGCTTGCAGTCCATCCCGGAATCCAGCTTCAAGGTGGACTACAGCAAATACAAGGTCATCCGGGGCTAG
- a CDS encoding response regulator, giving the protein MGLFDHVRSAREQVSNIQDTSALVASIEQCERILQSDPKHLPTLLELGRLYQEHGQTQKACDVFCRAGEIAVERNDTEQALVSYRKAERLAAGDLRVELWHKLFYLSYKLRRMEEAFERAKQIVETLVERGNTKRAANFVSAMPDLGAKDAEYRQILEAMAGVVPRQTGATGTAVGTWRRATSGQRSADEYFPGQTILIVDDEPELLEILESSLRTLGARIITAANGHMACEKVKKYAPSLIISDLAMPGMDGSQFFEWVKSQPEHARVPFICLSSIGSEAERVAAFEMGVEDYWTKPFHPTEIRYRVKHLLRRLRRPVDFQGKLSQVNLAEIIQILESGRRTGLLTIESGAEQAYLYFRDGFILNAECGTLSGERAVFHLVGWTSGDFAFCTMPMAREKVIQLTPQQLLMEAFRRFDEVERVLSSLPNQHEVFVCRPGFEKAPEVAEQLAQGGEFVANLETIRQLFDGTRTLETCCQSLRDDLETLLLVRELVDRGLLVPRSA; this is encoded by the coding sequence ATGGGACTCTTTGACCACGTCCGAAGTGCGCGCGAGCAGGTGTCGAATATCCAGGATACCTCGGCGCTGGTGGCTTCGATTGAGCAGTGCGAACGCATCCTGCAGTCCGATCCGAAGCACCTTCCGACCTTGCTGGAGCTGGGACGGCTCTACCAGGAACACGGCCAGACCCAAAAGGCCTGCGATGTGTTTTGTCGGGCCGGTGAAATTGCTGTTGAGCGCAACGATACGGAGCAGGCGCTGGTCAGCTACCGCAAGGCCGAACGGCTGGCAGCAGGCGATCTGCGGGTTGAGCTGTGGCACAAACTGTTTTACCTCAGCTACAAGCTGCGTCGCATGGAAGAGGCCTTCGAGCGGGCCAAGCAGATCGTCGAAACCCTTGTGGAACGTGGCAACACGAAGCGGGCTGCCAACTTTGTCTCCGCCATGCCGGACTTGGGAGCCAAGGATGCCGAATACCGGCAAATCCTCGAAGCCATGGCCGGGGTTGTGCCGCGCCAGACGGGTGCAACTGGAACGGCTGTTGGCACCTGGCGGCGGGCAACCTCCGGCCAACGGAGCGCTGATGAGTACTTTCCGGGACAGACCATCCTGATTGTGGATGACGAGCCGGAGTTGCTGGAAATCCTCGAATCATCCCTGCGGACGCTTGGCGCACGCATCATCACGGCCGCAAACGGTCACATGGCCTGCGAAAAGGTCAAGAAGTACGCGCCTTCGCTCATCATCAGTGACCTCGCCATGCCGGGCATGGATGGCAGCCAGTTCTTTGAGTGGGTGAAGTCACAACCCGAACACGCGCGGGTGCCCTTTATCTGCCTGTCTTCGATTGGCTCAGAGGCAGAACGTGTCGCCGCCTTTGAGATGGGCGTCGAGGACTACTGGACCAAACCCTTTCATCCGACGGAAATCCGCTACCGCGTCAAGCATCTGCTGCGGCGTCTGCGGCGGCCCGTGGATTTTCAGGGCAAGCTGTCCCAGGTCAACCTCGCTGAAATCATCCAGATTCTGGAGTCCGGCCGCCGTACGGGATTGCTGACCATCGAATCCGGTGCAGAGCAGGCGTACCTGTACTTCCGGGATGGCTTCATCCTCAATGCCGAGTGTGGAACCTTGTCCGGGGAGCGGGCGGTGTTTCATCTGGTGGGCTGGACCAGCGGTGATTTTGCCTTCTGCACCATGCCGATGGCGCGTGAAAAGGTCATTCAACTGACTCCGCAGCAGTTGCTGATGGAAGCCTTCCGGCGCTTCGATGAAGTCGAGCGCGTGTTGTCGTCCCTGCCAAATCAGCATGAGGTGTTCGTCTGTCGGCCGGGATTTGAAAAAGCTCCGGAAGTGGCCGAGCAGTTGGCGCAGGGCGGTGAATTCGTGGCCAATCTGGAGACGATTCGCCAGCTTTTCGACGGCACCCGCACGTTGGAAACCTGCTGCCAGTCCTTGCGCGATGACCTCGAAACGCTGCTTCTCGTACGTGAACTCGTTGACCGCGGGTTGCTCGTGCCGCGATCAGCGTGA
- a CDS encoding response regulator, with amino-acid sequence MGLFDRILNARAQVTNLLDNAKLNSAIERHERELEQDPRNLGALQELGLLYQERGEPQKACEVMLRAATIYFDRLDFEQGMLLCRKAERLASGETRLDVWRKLFEINHRLRRYDDAFGRAKQIVEHLMELGDTVRAADFVNLMPDLGPKDILYRRELKLLVGLEADNVATVGQVSSTWQRKQATVRDPDEYFPELSVLIVDDEPGILNVLETSLRSLGPQILMASNGRVACEMVKAHQPALIISDLNMPEMDGSQFFEWLRSQPDCAHIPFVCLSSADSEAERMAAFDMGVEDYWSKPFRPMEIRHRVKRLLKRVRPPVDLQGKLAQVSLAEVIQMLETGRRTGLLLLTRQQEEARVYFRDGFILDIEYGAVRAERAFFRLVGWTTGSFTFRSLSIGREPVIKLNPQQLLMEAFRRFDEVEHLIAELPNRDQTFICGDGFERAPEVAEQIAQEGEFAANIERVRQLFDGSRTLDQCCDELRDDLETLLLVQELINQKLLVPGQVIEL; translated from the coding sequence ATGGGACTGTTTGATCGGATTCTGAATGCCCGCGCACAAGTGACCAACCTGCTTGACAATGCCAAGCTCAACAGCGCCATTGAGCGTCATGAACGCGAACTTGAACAGGACCCACGCAACCTGGGCGCTCTGCAGGAACTGGGTTTGCTGTATCAGGAGCGCGGTGAGCCACAAAAAGCCTGTGAGGTGATGCTGCGAGCGGCGACAATTTATTTCGACCGTCTGGACTTTGAGCAGGGAATGCTTCTGTGCCGCAAGGCAGAGCGGCTGGCTTCCGGGGAAACCCGGCTTGATGTCTGGCGCAAGCTGTTTGAGATCAACCACCGCCTGCGCCGCTATGACGACGCCTTCGGACGTGCCAAACAGATTGTCGAGCACCTGATGGAACTGGGTGATACGGTGCGGGCGGCGGACTTTGTCAACCTGATGCCGGACCTGGGGCCGAAAGACATTCTCTACCGCCGGGAACTCAAGCTGCTGGTCGGTCTCGAAGCGGACAACGTCGCCACGGTTGGACAGGTGTCGAGCACGTGGCAGCGCAAGCAGGCGACGGTACGCGACCCGGATGAATACTTCCCCGAACTGTCGGTGCTCATCGTGGATGACGAGCCGGGGATTTTGAACGTCCTGGAAACCAGTCTGCGCTCCCTCGGCCCGCAAATCCTCATGGCATCAAACGGGCGGGTGGCCTGTGAGATGGTCAAGGCCCACCAGCCAGCGCTCATCATCAGCGACCTCAACATGCCGGAAATGGACGGCAGCCAGTTTTTTGAGTGGCTTCGCTCGCAGCCGGACTGCGCGCATATTCCTTTCGTCTGCCTGTCTTCAGCCGACAGCGAAGCCGAGCGCATGGCCGCCTTTGACATGGGGGTGGAGGATTACTGGTCCAAACCCTTCCGCCCCATGGAAATTCGCCACCGCGTCAAACGTCTGCTCAAGCGGGTGCGGCCGCCCGTGGATTTGCAGGGCAAGCTGGCGCAGGTCAGTCTGGCCGAAGTCATCCAGATGCTCGAAACCGGCCGCCGCACGGGACTCCTGCTGCTGACGCGCCAGCAGGAAGAAGCCAGGGTTTATTTTCGGGATGGGTTCATTCTGGACATCGAATATGGCGCAGTCCGCGCCGAACGGGCCTTTTTCCGGCTCGTGGGCTGGACGACCGGAAGCTTCACCTTCCGCTCGCTGTCCATCGGCCGCGAGCCGGTCATCAAGCTCAATCCCCAGCAGTTGCTGATGGAAGCCTTCCGGCGCTTTGATGAAGTCGAGCACCTCATTGCCGAGCTTCCCAACCGCGACCAGACCTTCATCTGTGGTGATGGTTTTGAGCGCGCGCCGGAAGTCGCCGAGCAGATTGCCCAGGAAGGTGAATTTGCCGCCAACATCGAGCGCGTGCGGCAGTTGTTCGACGGTTCACGGACCCTTGACCAGTGCTGCGACGAACTGCGGGATGACCTCGAAACGCTGCTTCTCGTTCAGGAACTCATCAACCAGAAGCTGCTCGTTCCGGGGCAGGTCATCGAGCTGTAG
- a CDS encoding SUMF1/EgtB/PvdO family nonheme iron enzyme: MNKRLGDYLKAYGAPLPAQEALDLFLGMARIVHGMHEQFAFYGQELRFDNIILSPDQPPRVLDCGIPQSRLAAKSPAPEDVAQGIRRDIHQLGVMLYQMATGQPVPERRSTYNFRTDFDETSDLLPVPDPRTVNPAVSMEIVCLVAKATARDAQSQAKSIGELLSLLEPSPDAAEGAAKAELSAPAAPAPAASAPAESAQASQANPPVRRDAKVTLAKRSLPVVSERTGFVLNEAAVKRDAPPAPAPPPASLVDGLAQAFADLSGTGERPTGKGFKFFLAGVSCLLLLVVSLITYRIVEKFFLGGGASVATRPTVEALRSRSETSNRQTFVPTTAPDDTRALLPALVAVKGGTFEMGSLDGQPDEQPVHRVTLSDFEIGKYEVTNAQYKAFCDATGRPYPEEPNFARLRNYFLDYPHHPVVRVSWDDANAYCVWLSERTGDLYRLPTEAEWEYVARNSPIGWDSYHSGGAPHEVGTSPPNALGIYDLMGNVWEWCADWYGSYPAEPQTNPKGSPRGTHKVLRGCSWYFSTVPCRPTSRFRFDPTLNYWFNGGFRVVRAKH; the protein is encoded by the coding sequence ATGAACAAAAGACTTGGGGATTACCTCAAAGCCTACGGCGCGCCCTTGCCGGCCCAGGAAGCCCTCGATCTCTTTCTGGGGATGGCGCGCATTGTCCATGGCATGCACGAACAATTTGCCTTTTATGGTCAGGAGCTACGGTTTGACAACATTATCCTGAGCCCGGACCAGCCGCCGCGTGTCCTCGATTGCGGCATTCCCCAGTCCCGCCTGGCGGCCAAGTCACCCGCACCGGAGGACGTAGCCCAGGGTATCCGCCGGGATATTCACCAGTTGGGGGTGATGCTGTACCAGATGGCGACGGGCCAGCCGGTGCCGGAGCGGCGCTCGACCTATAACTTTCGGACGGATTTTGACGAGACCTCCGATCTGTTGCCGGTGCCGGACCCGCGTACGGTCAACCCGGCGGTCTCCATGGAAATTGTCTGCCTGGTCGCCAAAGCCACGGCCCGCGACGCGCAAAGCCAGGCAAAAAGTATCGGGGAGTTGTTGTCCCTGCTGGAGCCGTCGCCGGATGCGGCGGAGGGAGCAGCAAAGGCGGAGTTGTCCGCGCCGGCAGCGCCTGCACCGGCAGCATCTGCGCCGGCTGAGAGCGCCCAGGCGTCGCAGGCGAATCCGCCGGTGCGCCGGGATGCCAAAGTGACTCTCGCCAAGCGGTCGCTGCCGGTGGTTTCCGAACGCACGGGTTTTGTGCTCAACGAAGCCGCCGTCAAGCGGGATGCTCCGCCGGCGCCGGCGCCACCACCGGCCAGCCTGGTGGACGGACTGGCGCAGGCCTTTGCGGATTTGAGTGGAACGGGAGAGCGTCCGACCGGCAAGGGGTTCAAGTTCTTCCTGGCGGGTGTGAGCTGCCTGCTGCTGCTGGTGGTGAGTCTGATCACCTACCGGATTGTCGAAAAGTTCTTTCTGGGGGGCGGGGCCAGCGTGGCGACGCGCCCCACGGTGGAAGCCCTGCGGAGCCGGAGCGAAACGTCCAACCGTCAGACCTTCGTTCCGACGACCGCGCCGGACGATACCCGCGCCCTGCTGCCGGCACTCGTGGCCGTCAAAGGTGGGACCTTTGAGATGGGCAGCCTTGATGGGCAGCCGGATGAGCAGCCGGTGCACCGGGTGACACTCTCCGACTTTGAGATTGGCAAGTATGAAGTCACAAACGCCCAGTACAAGGCGTTCTGTGACGCCACTGGCCGTCCCTATCCCGAAGAACCAAACTTTGCCCGGCTGCGCAACTACTTTCTGGACTATCCCCATCACCCGGTGGTGCGGGTGAGTTGGGATGATGCCAACGCCTACTGCGTCTGGCTGAGTGAACGGACGGGGGACCTCTACCGCTTACCGACGGAAGCCGAATGGGAATATGTTGCCCGCAACAGCCCGATTGGCTGGGACAGCTACCATAGTGGCGGCGCACCGCATGAGGTCGGAACCAGCCCCCCCAACGCACTGGGGATTTATGACCTGATGGGCAATGTGTGGGAATGGTGCGCCGACTGGTACGGCTCCTATCCAGCCGAACCGCAGACGAATCCGAAAGGTTCACCGCGTGGCACGCATAAGGTGCTGCGGGGGTGTTCGTGGTATTTTAGCACCGTGCCGTGCCGTCCGACTTCGCGGTTTCGGTTCGACCCCACGTTGAACTACTGGTTCAACGGAGGCTTTCGTGTCGTCCGGGCCAAACACTGA